One Tamandua tetradactyla isolate mTamTet1 chromosome 20, mTamTet1.pri, whole genome shotgun sequence DNA segment encodes these proteins:
- the LOC143664453 gene encoding uncharacterized protein LOC143664453, producing MSRKGCEAEPSAPSSQSLLEEAQGSPSQETQATSSGDWEPLGSHSLSHGAPVASEYLPFFRTGGRLLTEELCRDHRGGRSVREEAFPEDSQPPSGFCPYQRSEEETFPSLALPGKSRGGSRDPPPRREVETGCFCTTMASDGHSTASPAPSHAAGSPRAPACCPHLVSAGRPPASCLDVPLFSDATFVGHAFCAAGFVPYYRSPEEGICTSPGPPASPPAPREPSGGQLRPGSAPLRGPLPCPAPAHWKTCPM from the exons ATGTCCAGGAAGGGCTGCGAGGCTGAGCCCAGCGCCCCGTCCTCCCAGAGCCTGCTGGAGGAGGCCCAGGGGTCCCCTTCCCAGGAAACACAGGCCACCAGTTCAGGGGACTGGGAGCCCCTCGGCTCCCACAGCCTCTCCCACGGGGCCCCGGTGGCCTCCGAGTACCTGCCTTTCTTCCGCACCGGTGGGCGGCTCCTGACAGAGGAGCTTTGCCGGGACCACCGAGGGGGCCGGAGTGTCCGAGAGGAAGCGTTCCCAGAGGACTCTCAGCCCCCTAGCGGGTTCTGCCCTTACCAGCGCTCTGAGGAGGAGACTTTCCCGAGCCTGGCCCTTCCTGGCAAGTCACGTGGGGGGTCCCGAGACCCAccccccaggagagaggtggaaACTGGCTGCTTCTGCACCACAATGGCCAGCGACGGCCACTCT ACTGCCTCACCAGCCCCGTCCCACGCTGCCGGATCCCCACGCGCCCCGGCCTGCTGCCCCCACCTGGTCTCGGCAGGGCGGCCCCCTGCGAGCTGCCTGGACGTCCCGCTCTTCAGCGATGCTACCTTCGTGGGCCATGCGTTTTGTGCCGCAGGCTTTGTGCCTTACTACAGAAGTCCCGAGGAGGGAATCTGCACCAGCCCCGGGCCTCCCGCCTCTCCGCCAGCGCCCCGGGAGCCCAGCGGGGGACAGCTCAGGCCTGGCTCAGCCCCGCTGCGAGGGCCTCTTCCCTGCCCCGCCCCAGCCCA CTGGAAGACCTGCCCCATGTGA